In a single window of the Desulfovibrio sp. Huiquan2017 genome:
- a CDS encoding MBL fold metallo-hydrolase: MKFQQIRNATAIIEYAGRRFLVDPMLSEKGSFPGFPGTANCEMSNPLVDLPVPIHELSHVDAVILTHTHADHWDEAAKAALPKDLLIFVQNEQDQEEVRSAGFTNVRVVSPETEFEGIRLIKTPGQHGSDAIMEKLGDLLGTVCGVIFKHPSEKTLYLAGDTVWDHHVEGALKVYNPDVVILNSGDAQVVDLGSIIMGKQDVLRVHEAVPNAKLIATHMEAVNHATLSRKELREFAVENGFNESIAIPEDGETVVI, from the coding sequence ATGAAATTTCAACAGATTAGAAATGCTACGGCAATCATAGAATACGCAGGAAGACGATTTCTTGTAGATCCTATGCTGTCGGAAAAAGGTTCATTTCCTGGATTTCCCGGTACAGCGAATTGCGAAATGTCTAATCCCCTGGTCGATTTGCCGGTGCCTATCCATGAACTGAGCCATGTCGATGCCGTGATCCTCACTCACACGCATGCGGACCATTGGGACGAAGCCGCCAAGGCCGCCCTTCCCAAGGACCTCTTGATTTTCGTCCAAAACGAGCAGGACCAGGAAGAAGTGCGTTCAGCGGGATTCACGAATGTCCGTGTAGTGAGCCCGGAAACTGAGTTCGAGGGGATTCGTTTGATCAAGACCCCCGGTCAGCATGGCAGTGACGCGATTATGGAGAAGTTAGGTGACCTGCTTGGCACCGTCTGTGGCGTCATTTTCAAGCATCCTTCTGAAAAGACACTCTATCTGGCCGGGGACACTGTCTGGGATCATCACGTTGAAGGGGCGTTGAAGGTATACAACCCTGACGTTGTCATCCTCAACAGCGGCGATGCTCAAGTGGTCGACCTTGGCTCCATCATCATGGGCAAACAGGATGTCCTGAGGGTTCATGAAGCCGTGCCGAACGCCAAGCTTATCGCTACCCACATGGAAGCGGTCAACCACGCGACACTTTCAAGGAAAGAGCTTCGAGAGTTCGCGGTGGAGAACGGATTTAACGAAAGCATTGCAATACCGGAAGACGGCGAAACCGTAGTGATCTAA
- a CDS encoding TetR/AcrR family transcriptional regulator yields the protein MSRHQEFDSEEALHQAMKLFWQKGYEATSIVDLLKVTGLSKSSLYATFGGKRDLFLAAFDTYRDARREEASRVLSHSPARDGVEQFYRIILEGAKADEFTNGCMSINQAVEMAPHDEDVRVRVKQDFQCMERMLTQTIERGRIDGSIKGRKTPRELARILVVAFPGLQVMVRAKCDNERLDEAFNLMLSLLDEE from the coding sequence ATGTCACGTCACCAGGAATTCGACTCGGAAGAAGCGTTGCATCAGGCAATGAAACTTTTTTGGCAGAAAGGGTATGAAGCCACGTCTATTGTGGATTTGTTGAAAGTAACAGGCTTAAGCAAAAGCAGCCTTTATGCAACGTTTGGAGGCAAGCGGGACCTCTTCTTGGCAGCATTTGACACGTATCGTGACGCTCGCAGGGAAGAGGCGAGCCGGGTGCTTAGTCATTCTCCTGCCCGAGACGGGGTCGAACAGTTTTATCGGATTATTCTTGAGGGAGCCAAGGCCGACGAGTTCACTAATGGTTGTATGAGCATTAACCAAGCCGTCGAGATGGCTCCTCACGACGAGGATGTTCGTGTTCGAGTGAAGCAAGATTTTCAGTGTATGGAGAGAATGCTGACTCAGACAATTGAGCGAGGCCGGATTGATGGGTCCATCAAAGGACGGAAAACCCCGAGGGAACTCGCTAGAATACTTGTCGTCGCTTTCCCTGGCTTGCAGGTAATGGTCCGTGCCAAATGCGATAATGAACGACTCGACGAAGCTTTCAACTTAATGCTCTCCCTTCTTGATGAGGAATAA